The genomic window ATGGGTATGGCAAGTATGGATTGTTCTGACATGTTGTTTCCTATTTATATCAAGTGAAGTTCTTTGAGTTTTGAGACCAAATTTTTGGCTTTTTCTTCTGCGGTAGATCCTTGAATGGACACTCCTCCCGTTTTCATGGGAGGACGAAAGCTTTTGGCAACAATGGTCGGTGAACCTTTGAGCCCCACATAAGCCATATCGGCGCCAATCGCAGCGGCGTCCCATTTGGGAACTTCAGCTTTCTTCGCGTTCATTTTTCCTTTGAGAGAAGGAACGCGGGGTTCGTTAATTTCCTTAACCACAGCGATGACCGCAGGCAAATCCATTTCAAGGACATCGGTTCCATCTTCCATCATGCGATGAACAACAATTGTTCCGCCTTGTCCGGTGCCTTTGGATTTGATGTCTTCAACTTTTTTCACATAAGCCACATTGGGCCAGTCAAACCAAGCGGCCAAACCAGGACCGATATGTCCAGTGTCCCCATCGTTGGTTTGTTTTCCACAAATGATCAGGTCAACAGGTTTAAATTCTTTATGAATTTTTTGGATCCCTTTATACAGACTATAAGATGTGGCCCAGGTGTCGGCTCCCGCAAATTCACGGCCGCAAATGTGGAATCCTTGATCGGCTCCTTTGGCAATCGCATCGCGGATGGCCTGTTCAGCCTGGGGAGGCCCCATGGTGATACAGGTGACGGTTGAATCTCCCCCGACACGTTCTTTTAATCGAACCGCTTCTTCAATTCCATATTCATCGAAAGGGTTGATGGCAGCGGCCATTCCTTCTCGTTTTAGCGTTCCTGTAACGGGATCGATTTGAACATTGTCAGTGGAGGGTGTTTGTTTGATGCAAGTGACGATATGCATGTAAGTTGGTCCTTTATCCTTTATTCTTTTGCTCCAGCCAATTCCTTGGTGATGGTCATGCCAATTTCATTTCGTTGGATTTGGTTGGTGCCTTCGTAGATTTGTGTGATTTTTGCGTCGCGCATATATTTCTCTATTGGGAAGTCTCTCATATATCCGATCCCGCCAGCCAATTGAACAGCGTCAGTGGTTACGTCCATCGCCATATCAGAGCAGAACAATTTGACCATTCCCGATTCTTTGGTCCAACGTTTTTTGGAAAGGCGTTTCATTTCTTCTGCTACGGTTTTCCCGGATTTTTCAGAAGCATCGATGGCTTCTACAAATGTTTTGTCCATGCCACGGGTTACACTGTAGAGAAGAGCTCGTCCGGCTTCGATCTGAGTCGCCATATCAGCAATCATATGTTGGCTTGATTGGAAGGAAAGAATATTTTGACCGAATTGTTTTCGCATGCGGCCATATGCCAATACTTCATCAAAAGATCCTTGAGCGATACCAAGAGCCTGAGACGCCACACCTGGACGAGAGATATCGAAGGTCGATTGTGCCACAAAGAGCCCGCGTCCTTCACCACCGATGACATTGTCTTTATGTACTTTGCAATTGTCAAAAGTCAGTTCATAGGTGTTGCTGGCCCGAATTCCCATTTTTTGTTCTTTTTTCCCAAAACCAAACCCGGGAGTCCCTTTTTCAACCACAAAACAAGTGATGCCACGAGCGCCTCGGGAAAGATTGGTCGATAAAAAAGTCGTATAGATCTCCGCAGCTTCTCCGTTGGAACAAAAGTTTTTGATCCCGTTGAGGATATAGTAATCCCCCTCTTTGCGAGCGGTGGCTTTGGTGGCAGTCGCATCTGAGCCAGCTTCCGGTTCCGTGATACAAAAGGCCGCTAATTTTTTGCCTGAAGCAATATCGGGCAAGTATTTCTTTTTCTGTTCGGGCGTTCCATAAAGAATGATTGGAAATGCTCCCAATGCGGAGGCGGCCAAACAGAGGGCAATACCACCACAGTAACGAGACAATTCTTCAACGGCGAGAACCAATTCGAATCCGCCACCACCCAATCCGCCATAGTTGGGATGAAGGTACACACCAAATAGATCAGCTTTTCTAAGTTCTTCAACAATGGACCATGGGAATTTTTCCTGTTCATCACATTCCATGCGTAAAGGTTTTATTTTCTTTTCGCCGATTTCCCGCGCGATATCGATAATTGCTTTTTGTTCATCTGTTAACCCGTAATCCACTGTTTCCTCCGATCAATTGCTTCGTATTAATTTTAAGGCTTCTTTGGCGGCCATTTGCTCAGCTTCTTTCTTGGATTTCCCTTCTCCACTTCCCAACACGCGTTGTTTGATGCGAACTTCCAGCGTAAATTTTTTTTCATGGTCTGGCCCCGTTTCTCCTATAACGATATAGGCTGGGGGTGACTTGTACTTTTTTTGAATTATTTCTTGAAGCTTACTTTTGAAATCGTTTTCAACGATACGCTTTTTCTTTGATAAATGCCTCAAAATAAAACGTTGCGCCACCGAAAACCCTTGATCCAAAAAGATGGCCCCGACAAGGGCTTCATACACATTGCCGAGCAAACTCTCTCGTTTCCTTCCCCCGGTGGCTTCTTCCCCTTGACTTAAGAAAAGAAAGGAACCCAAATCGAAATCATCGGCCCATAAACTCAAATTGTTTCGGGAAACTATCTGCGACTTCATCTTTGAGAGTTTCCCCTCGTCAACATTTGGAAATTTTTTAAACAACCAATGGGCCACAACTGCTGAAATTATACTGTCTCCTAAAAACTCTAGCCTTTCATTACAGATGGCCACATTGTGTTCGATCGAATATGATTTGTGCGTGAAAGCTTCTTCCAAAAGGTTTTGATTTTGGAATTTAACATGAATCTTTTTCTCGATAAGACCCAGGTCAGGTGTTTCCATATTTTTTTACGACAAGCACTGCGTTGTGACCACCAAAACCCAACGAATTTGAAACCGCGCATGTAATTTTTCCAGGCCTCGCCGTGTTGGGCACATAATCCAAATCGCATTCGGGATCCGCGTTTTCATAATTGATGGTGGGGTGAATCAAATTGTTTTGCATGGAGAGCAGTGTGGCGATGAGTTCCACTCCTCCGGCGGCACCGAGCAGATGTCCTGTCATTGATTTGGTTGAAGAGATAGGAATTTTTTTAGCTCGTTCACCGAAAACCATTTTTATGACTTTGGTTTCAGTTTTGTCATTGAGAGGTGTCGAGGTTCCATGGGCATTTATGTAGTCCACTTCATCGGCGTTAATATTCCCATCCTGAAGGGCCAACTGAATGGCTTTTACGGCGGCTTTTCCTTCAGGGCTGGGGGCGGTGATGTGAAACGCATCATCAGTCGCTCCGTAACCAGCCAATTCCGCGTAAATTCTAGCCCCGCGTTTTTTGGCATGTTCTTCTGTTTCCAAAACAACCAATCCTGCTCCTTCCCCCATCACAAAACCTGATCGTTTAGCGTCAAATGGGCGGCTGGCAATCCCGGGGTTGTCATTAAAATCAAAGGTAAGGGCTTGAGCCTGGCAAAAACCCGCCACACCCAGAGGAGTGATGGCTCCTTCTGTTCCCCCGGCAATCATGAGGTCGGCATCTCCGTAGCGAAGATGCCGTAGAGCGGCGCCAATGGATTGGTTGGCCGTTGCGCAGGCGGATGAACAGGAGTAGTTGGGGCCCACAAAACCCAAAGAAATGGCGATTTCTCCTGGTGCAATATTGGTGATTAACATGGGGATTAAAAATGGCGTGACCCGGTTGATTCCCTTTTCCAATAATATGGAATGTTGAGATTCAATGGTGGGCAAGCCTCCAATTCCTGATCCAACAATGACGCCTGCTCGCTCAGGATCAACTTGCTGCAGATTCAATCCCGCATCCTCAACGGCCATTTTTGCGGCAGCCATGGCGAATTGGGTGAAGAGATCCATTCGGCGGGCTCCCTTTTTTTCGACGCCGAATTGAGTCACATCAAAATTCTTGACGTCAGCATGTATCTGGCAAGGGTAGGTGGAAGAGTCAAATCGGGTGATCCGGCTAAATCCATGTCGACCTTTCGACAAGGATTCCCAGTAGGCTTCTTTGCCAATCCCAATGGGACTGACCACTCCAACACCTGTGATGACAACCTTTTTCATTTGATTGCGTTGTTCCTATAAATACTGGGACCCCTCGCCAATTGAGCGAGAGGATCCCAGTAGAGATATATGTTGCGGATTATTTAGGAGATTATTTCTTGTGGGTTTTGATGTATTCGATCGCTTGCCCAACGTTTTGGATTTTCTCCGCCTCTTCGTCAGGGATTTCAAGATCGAATGATTCTTCGAGAGCCATCACCAATTCAACGGTATCCAATGAATCCGCTCCGAGATCATTTACAAATGAAGCTTCTGGTTTAACTTCTGCTGCGTCTACGCCTAATTGTTCAACAATAATATCTTTCACTTTTTGTTCGATTTCTGCTGACATGACTACCTCCTGAATTTGTTTCCCAGGGCTTGGGATTTAGGATTTTTTCCCAACTCCCAAATCCTGATGCTACATGTACATTCCCCCATTAACGGATATGACATGTCCCGTTATGTAGGACGATTCTTCCGAAGCCAAGAACAAAGCGGCATTGGCAACATCTTGCGGCTCTCCCAACCTTTCCAATGGAATTTGGGAAGCCAGGTTTTTCTTCACTTCGTCCGATAGTTTATCTGTCATGGCTGTCCGGATAAATCCCGGCGCTATGGCATTCACTAAAATATTCTTTTTGGCAAATTCTCTTGCGCATGTTTTTGTCATGGCCACCAACCCGCCCTTGGATGCTGAATAATTGGCTTGACCCGCATTTCCCATAAGGCCAACGATGGAACTGATGTTGATGATTCGTCCTCCTCCTGCTTTTCTCATGGCTGAAAAAACCGCCTTGGTGCAATTGAAAGGACCCTTAAGGTTGACAGCTAGAACCGCGTCCCATTCCGCGTCTGACATTCTGATGAGCAAGTTATCTTTTGTAATTCCGGCGTTGTTGACTAATACATCAATTTTCCCAAATGTGTCAACAACACGCCTTATTCCCGCTTCCACATCCTCAAATTTTGTGACATCCGCCTTGGCTCCCAACGTCTCAACGTTAAATTGTTTTTTGATTTCATCGGCGGTTTTTTTGACATTTTCTTCAACAACGTCAAATAAGGCTAGCTTGGCGCCCTCTCGAGCGTATGTTTCTGCAATCGTTCGTCCGATTCCTTGGCCTCCACCTGTAATTACCGCCACCTTGTCCTTTAAACGCATGTAAAACTCCTTTCAATGGTTTCAAATTCATCTGTGCAATAAACCTGTTTTTTTCGATCGAGTTTTTTAATCAGGGTACTCAATACTCGTCCAGATCCAACTTCTATGAAGGATTCCGCTCCCAGTTCAAGTAATTTTTTCATCGATTCATTCCAACGAACAGGGTGATCAATTTGTTTAAAAAGTTTTTCTTTAAATTCTGATGCTGATTGCGTAGGTTGGGCATCTACATTGGTGATCACGGGAATACCGGAATCGACAAAAGTCGTCTGTTGCAACACCGATTTCATTTTATGCGCTGCGGATCCCATAAGGGCCGAGTGAAAAGCTCCACTGACATTGAGTTGGACCACTTTGGCGGCTCCGGCAAGAGTGGCCAGTTCCATGGCTTTTTTAACTGCCAGCAATGAACCCGAAATAACTACTTGGGAATCCGAATTGTAATTTGCCGGAGAACAGATAAGATCATCTCCAGCCGCTTCTCTACAGACTTCTTCAATTTTTCCTGAGTCCAGTCCTATAATGGCAGCCATGGTGCCCGGATTGGCCTTGCCGCCTTCATTCATGGCCAATCCGCGCTCTCTGACCAAACGGACGCCCATTTCAAAGGTAAACACACCACTTGAATACAAAGCTGAGTATTCTCCCAACGAATGTCCTGCAGCATAGGCACCCTGAATTCCTTTCTCTTTTAATAACTCCAGAGCGGCTGCGCTGGAAACAAATAAAGCGGGTTGGGTAATGGCGGTATCGCGCAATTGATCATCGGGGCCATTAAGCATTATATTGGAAAGTGAAAACCCCAGAATATGATCTGCTTTCTCGAATAATTGACGGGATGCTGGAGATTTTTCAATAGCCAATTTTCCCATTCCAATACATTGAGATCCTTGGCCAGGAAACAAAAAGGCAATTTTTCCTACCATTGAATCACCGTGGCCCCCCAAGTGAGGCCCGCTCCAAATGCGATAAGCTCAATAAGATCACCTGATTTTAATTGTCCTTTACGACGCGCTTCATCCAATGCCACGATGGTGGTGGCCGCGGACATATTTCCGTATTTGTGTATGTTGAGGAAAACCTTTTCCATGGGAAGGTTCATTCTCTTGGCGATTGACTCGATGATCCTTAAATTGGCTTGGTGTGGAATCAGAAGGGCGAGGTCCTCAGGTTTTTTACCGGCTTTTTCGAGCGCTCTGTTGGCCGTTTCAATCATGTGGGTCACGGCATGTTTGTAAACCTCTTTTCCATCCATGTGAATATGGGGCGGATTATCCTGATAATTCTCTGTGGTTATGGGATGACGAGATCCTCCCCCAGGAATTTTCAGAATGTCGGTATGGGAGCCATCGGCGCCCAAATCAACCGAGAGAATACTGGGAGCGGTGGATTTTGTTGAATGGGTATCGACCTCTAAGACCATGGCCCCGGCGCCATCTCCAAAAAGAACGCAAGTTGAACGGTCTTTCCAGTCAGTGAATTTGCTCAACAAATCCGCTCCTATAATAAGAGCTCGTTGATAGGCGCCTGACTCAAGTAAACTTTTCCCAACTGAAAGAGCATAAATAAATCCCGAACAAGCCGCCGACACATCAAAAGCCGCGGCCCTTTTGGCCCCAAGGGCGTTCTGGACGATACAGGAAACAGAAGGGAAAAAATGATCGGGCGTGCAGGTTGCCACGATGATAACGTCGATGTCCGAAGCGGAGAGTTCCGCTGAGGCCAACGCGTTTTTGGCCGCTAGAATAGAAAGATCAGATGTGGCCATGTTTTCAGAAGCAATTCGCCTCTCCTTAATGCCAGTCCGCGTTGTTATCCATTCATCGTTTGTGTCGACAATTTTGGACATGTCGGCGTTGGTTAATATTTTTTCAGGAAGAGCTGATCCGGTGCCAGTAATGCGGACGATGGAGGCTGAGGTTTTCATTTACGCAAGAACAATGCTTTGAGAGGTGGTTTTGAGTTTACTGGCGATATGTTCGTTGATGTTGTCTTCAATCAGTTCAGCTCCGACGCGGAGCGCGTTTTTAATGGCAATGGAGTTTGACCCCCCATGGCTGACAATTGAGATACCTTGAACCCCCAAAAGAGGAGCTCCTCCTATTTCGGTCGGGTCTACTTTCTTTTTAATGGATTTGAGCACATTTTTAATGAGCAAACCTCCCAACAAGGCGATGGGGTGGCCACGGATTTCTTGTTTCATTAATTTGATAATGGCTTCTGCAAGGCCCTCCCCAAATTTCAACACCACATTTCCCACAAAACCGTCACACACCACAACGTCGGCTTTTCCTTGCGGAATATCTCTCCCTTCCACATTGCCCATGTAATTGAGTCCACTGTTTTTTAAAAGAGAGTGTGTTTCAAGTGTGAGTTCGTTTCCTTTGCCTTCTTCTTCTCCAATCGAAAGGAGGCCAACCGTTGGATTGGGTTTCTTAAACATGGCTTGGAAATAAACGGATCCCATGACGGCGAATTGAAGAAGGTGTTTGGGTTTGCAGTCCATGTTGGCTCCCATATCCAGCATGACGCAATGACCTGTTAAGGTGGGCAAAATGGTGGCAATGGCGGGTCTTGAAATGCCTTCCAGCCGCTTAAGTTGAAAGAGGGAGGCGGTCATTGTCGCACCAGAATTTCCAGCAGATACCAGCCCATTCACGGTTCCATCGGCCACCAACTTGGCGCAGACCATAATGCTCGAGTCCGGTTTGGATCGGCAAGCCTCGACAGGGGATTCATGCATACCAACGACGTCATCGGCATGATGGATGTCTAATTTGGTATGCGGCTTCAGGTGATGGGGTTTTAATATTTTGTGGAGTTTATGTTGATTTCCCACCAAAACCACCTCAAGCCCTGGAATTTCTTTACAGGCTTCTATAGCTCCCTGAACATTGATGGCGGGTCCTAAATCTCCCCCCATCGCGTCCAGCGCAATACGCATGGGTTAGTTGCCTTCTTGTTTCTTCTTGGGTTGTTTAGGCGCGAGAACGAGTTCGCCCTTGTAAAACCCGCAATATTGAC from Elusimicrobiota bacterium includes these protein-coding regions:
- the fabH gene encoding 3-oxoacyl-[acyl-carrier-protein] synthase 3, with the protein product MKTSASIVRITGTGSALPEKILTNADMSKIVDTNDEWITTRTGIKERRIASENMATSDLSILAAKNALASAELSASDIDVIIVATCTPDHFFPSVSCIVQNALGAKRAAAFDVSAACSGFIYALSVGKSLLESGAYQRALIIGADLLSKFTDWKDRSTCVLFGDGAGAMVLEVDTHSTKSTAPSILSVDLGADGSHTDILKIPGGGSRHPITTENYQDNPPHIHMDGKEVYKHAVTHMIETANRALEKAGKKPEDLALLIPHQANLRIIESIAKRMNLPMEKVFLNIHKYGNMSAATTIVALDEARRKGQLKSGDLIELIAFGAGLTWGATVIQW
- the rnc gene encoding Ribonuclease 3 encodes the protein METPDLGLIEKKIHVKFQNQNLLEEAFTHKSYSIEHNVAICNERLEFLGDSIISAVVAHWLFKKFPNVDEGKLSKMKSQIVSRNNLSLWADDFDLGSFLFLSQGEEATGGRKRESLLGNVYEALVGAIFLDQGFSVAQRFILRHLSKKKRIVENDFKSKLQEIIQKKYKSPPAYIVIGETGPDHEKKFTLEVRIKQRVLGSGEGKSKKEAEQMAAKEALKLIRSN
- the fabD gene encoding Malonyl CoA-acyl carrier protein transacylase; this encodes MVGKIAFLFPGQGSQCIGMGKLAIEKSPASRQLFEKADHILGFSLSNIMLNGPDDQLRDTAITQPALFVSSAAALELLKEKGIQGAYAAGHSLGEYSALYSSGVFTFEMGVRLVRERGLAMNEGGKANPGTMAAIIGLDSGKIEEVCREAAGDDLICSPANYNSDSQVVISGSLLAVKKAMELATLAGAAKVVQLNVSGAFHSALMGSAAHKMKSVLQQTTFVDSGIPVITNVDAQPTQSASEFKEKLFKQIDHPVRWNESMKKLLELGAESFIEVGSGRVLSTLIKKLDRKKQVYCTDEFETIERSFTCV
- the carD gene encoding Caffeyl-CoA reductase-Etf complex subunit CarD, with translation MHIVTCIKQTPSTDNVQIDPVTGTLKREGMAAAINPFDEYGIEEAVRLKERVGGDSTVTCITMGPPQAEQAIRDAIAKGADQGFHICGREFAGADTWATSYSLYKGIQKIHKEFKPVDLIICGKQTNDGDTGHIGPGLAAWFDWPNVAYVKKVEDIKSKGTGQGGTIVVHRMMEDGTDVLEMDLPAVIAVVKEINEPRVPSLKGKMNAKKAEVPKWDAAAIGADMAYVGLKGSPTIVAKSFRPPMKTGGVSIQGSTAEEKAKNLVSKLKELHLI
- the plsX gene encoding Phosphate acyltransferase → MRIALDAMGGDLGPAINVQGAIEACKEIPGLEVVLVGNQHKLHKILKPHHLKPHTKLDIHHADDVVGMHESPVEACRSKPDSSIMVCAKLVADGTVNGLVSAGNSGATMTASLFQLKRLEGISRPAIATILPTLTGHCVMLDMGANMDCKPKHLLQFAVMGSVYFQAMFKKPNPTVGLLSIGEEEGKGNELTLETHSLLKNSGLNYMGNVEGRDIPQGKADVVVCDGFVGNVVLKFGEGLAEAIIKLMKQEIRGHPIALLGGLLIKNVLKSIKKKVDPTEIGGAPLLGVQGISIVSHGGSNSIAIKNALRVGAELIEDNINEHIASKLKTTSQSIVLA
- the bcd gene encoding Acyl-CoA dehydrogenase, short-chain specific, giving the protein MDYGLTDEQKAIIDIAREIGEKKIKPLRMECDEQEKFPWSIVEELRKADLFGVYLHPNYGGLGGGGFELVLAVEELSRYCGGIALCLAASALGAFPIILYGTPEQKKKYLPDIASGKKLAAFCITEPEAGSDATATKATARKEGDYYILNGIKNFCSNGEAAEIYTTFLSTNLSRGARGITCFVVEKGTPGFGFGKKEQKMGIRASNTYELTFDNCKVHKDNVIGGEGRGLFVAQSTFDISRPGVASQALGIAQGSFDEVLAYGRMRKQFGQNILSFQSSQHMIADMATQIEAGRALLYSVTRGMDKTFVEAIDASEKSGKTVAEEMKRLSKKRWTKESGMVKLFCSDMAMDVTTDAVQLAGGIGYMRDFPIEKYMRDAKITQIYEGTNQIQRNEIGMTITKELAGAKE
- the fabG_1 gene encoding 3-oxoacyl-[acyl-carrier-protein] reductase FabG, with protein sequence MRLKDKVAVITGGGQGIGRTIAETYAREGAKLALFDVVEENVKKTADEIKKQFNVETLGAKADVTKFEDVEAGIRRVVDTFGKIDVLVNNAGITKDNLLIRMSDAEWDAVLAVNLKGPFNCTKAVFSAMRKAGGGRIINISSIVGLMGNAGQANYSASKGGLVAMTKTCAREFAKKNILVNAIAPGFIRTAMTDKLSDEVKKNLASQIPLERLGEPQDVANAALFLASEESSYITGHVISVNGGMYM
- the fabF_1 gene encoding 3-oxoacyl-[acyl-carrier-protein] synthase 2, with translation MKKVVITGVGVVSPIGIGKEAYWESLSKGRHGFSRITRFDSSTYPCQIHADVKNFDVTQFGVEKKGARRMDLFTQFAMAAAKMAVEDAGLNLQQVDPERAGVIVGSGIGGLPTIESQHSILLEKGINRVTPFLIPMLITNIAPGEIAISLGFVGPNYSCSSACATANQSIGAALRHLRYGDADLMIAGGTEGAITPLGVAGFCQAQALTFDFNDNPGIASRPFDAKRSGFVMGEGAGLVVLETEEHAKKRGARIYAELAGYGATDDAFHITAPSPEGKAAVKAIQLALQDGNINADEVDYINAHGTSTPLNDKTETKVIKMVFGERAKKIPISSTKSMTGHLLGAAGGVELIATLLSMQNNLIHPTINYENADPECDLDYVPNTARPGKITCAVSNSLGFGGHNAVLVVKKYGNT
- the acpP gene encoding Acyl carrier protein; translation: MSAEIEQKVKDIIVEQLGVDAAEVKPEASFVNDLGADSLDTVELVMALEESFDLEIPDEEAEKIQNVGQAIEYIKTHKK